A genomic segment from Modestobacter roseus encodes:
- a CDS encoding thymidine kinase gives MTPAPLAGPTDLLEVVPVAGDRRRHPAPAHLTFFHGPMDCGKSTLALQVDHNQSRQGRHGLLLTQGDRSGAAQISSRVGLRQAAVEVDAGTDVRLLVRDRWAAGQRVDYLIVDEAQFLTGEQVEQLAELVDESHVDVFAFGLTTDFRARLFPGTQRLFELADDVQRVQVMVLCWCGLPGLLNARVVDGEMVREGATVVVADTEPALPPDGAGSEPAVRYQVLCRRHHANGQLGPTPTGPGQLALR, from the coding sequence GTGACACCCGCCCCCCTGGCCGGCCCCACCGACCTGCTGGAGGTGGTGCCCGTCGCCGGTGACCGGCGTCGGCACCCGGCTCCGGCGCACCTGACGTTCTTCCACGGCCCGATGGACTGCGGGAAGTCGACCCTGGCGCTGCAGGTCGACCACAACCAGAGCCGGCAGGGCCGCCACGGGCTGCTGCTCACCCAGGGCGACCGCTCGGGTGCCGCGCAGATCAGCTCCCGGGTCGGGCTGCGCCAGGCCGCGGTGGAGGTCGACGCCGGCACCGACGTCCGGCTGCTCGTCCGCGACCGGTGGGCGGCCGGTCAGCGGGTCGACTACCTGATCGTGGACGAGGCGCAGTTCCTCACCGGCGAGCAGGTCGAGCAGCTGGCCGAGCTGGTCGACGAGTCGCACGTCGACGTCTTCGCCTTCGGGCTGACCACCGACTTCCGGGCGCGCCTCTTCCCGGGCACGCAGCGGTTGTTCGAGCTCGCCGACGACGTCCAGCGGGTGCAGGTCATGGTGCTGTGCTGGTGCGGGCTGCCGGGGCTGCTCAACGCCCGGGTGGTCGACGGCGAGATGGTCCGCGAGGGCGCCACCGTCGTGGTCGCCGACACCGAGCCCGCCCTCCCGCCGGATGGCGCCGGGAGTGAGCCGGCCGTGCGGTACCAGGTGCTGTGCCGCCGGCACCACGCCAACGGCCAGCTCGGCCCGACGCCGACCGGGCCGGGGCAGCTGGCCCTCCGCTGA
- a CDS encoding hotdog fold domain-containing protein translates to MTDPRSTDPRLGLTVTHRRYVPHAHAHYGGDLVDGAYTLGLFGDVATEVAIRADGDEGLLAGYSEVRFLAAVQAGDVLEASCEVVRVGRRSRELRCWADVVARAEPSRGASAARVLDPPLRVVEAVATLVVPGADS, encoded by the coding sequence GTGACCGACCCACGCTCGACCGACCCACGTCTGGGCCTGACCGTGACCCACCGCCGGTACGTGCCGCACGCGCACGCGCACTACGGCGGTGACCTCGTCGACGGCGCGTACACCCTCGGTCTGTTCGGCGACGTCGCCACCGAGGTGGCGATCCGGGCCGACGGCGACGAGGGCCTGCTGGCCGGCTACTCGGAGGTCCGGTTCCTCGCTGCGGTGCAGGCCGGGGACGTGCTGGAGGCCTCCTGCGAGGTGGTGCGGGTGGGCCGGCGCAGCCGTGAGCTGCGCTGCTGGGCCGATGTCGTGGCCCGCGCGGAGCCGTCCCGCGGCGCCTCGGCGGCGCGGGTGCTCGACCCGCCGCTGCGGGTCGTCGAAGCGGTCGCGACGCTGGTGGTGCCGGGTGCGGACAGCTGA
- a CDS encoding RNA polymerase-binding protein RbpA, translating into MGERSLRGSRLGSVSYETERNTAPIERQYAEYKCAQGHLVTVPFADDAELPDTWECKYDGSAAKLVGGSEPAPKKVKPPRTHWDMLLERRSVDDLEEVLAERLEVLRGRRTRAS; encoded by the coding sequence ATGGGCGAGCGTTCCCTGCGCGGAAGCCGACTGGGCAGCGTGAGCTACGAGACCGAGCGCAACACCGCGCCCATCGAGCGGCAGTACGCCGAGTACAAGTGCGCCCAGGGTCACCTGGTCACTGTGCCCTTCGCCGACGACGCGGAGCTCCCCGACACGTGGGAGTGCAAGTACGACGGCTCGGCCGCCAAGCTGGTCGGTGGCTCCGAGCCCGCCCCCAAGAAGGTCAAGCCCCCGCGCACGCACTGGGACATGCTCCTGGAGCGTCGTTCGGTGGACGACCTCGAGGAGGTGCTCGCCGAGCGCCTCGAGGTGCTCCGCGGGCGGCGCACCCGCGCCAGCTGA
- a CDS encoding MFS transporter: MTDAPPAPTGSAVPRADRALRRERGGWYSYDWAMSVFNTSVTTVFLAPYLTSIAEAAADADGRIHPLGISVPPGSWFGYVLSLSVVLQVLVLPITGAIADRSGHKRQLLAGFATVGSVATMAMFFVAGERYLLGAALFVVANLCFGAATVVYYSWLPDLAGPDERDAVSSRGWAFGYLGGALLLAANLALFTQYESLGLTEGEAVRICLASAGIWWAGFTVVSVSLLRNRPPRESAVVPGGGALSGGFRQLAATLRDMRRYRLTLWFLGAYLLFNDGVQTIIGVSAQYGAEELELSQTTLVSTILLVQVVAFFGAMGMGRIAAVIGAKRTVLGGLVVWTGVLVAAYFVQAGAAVQFYLLAVVIGFVLGGTQALSRSLFSQLIPPGKEAEYFGFYELSDRGTSWLGPFLFALTYQLTDSYRYAIFSLVLFFVLGGFLLARLDMRRAIVEAGNTPPERL; the protein is encoded by the coding sequence GTGACCGACGCACCCCCGGCCCCCACCGGGTCCGCCGTCCCCCGTGCCGACCGTGCGCTGCGCCGGGAGCGGGGCGGCTGGTACTCCTACGACTGGGCGATGTCGGTCTTCAACACCTCGGTGACGACCGTCTTCCTCGCCCCGTACTTGACCTCCATCGCCGAGGCGGCCGCCGACGCCGATGGGCGGATCCACCCGCTGGGCATCAGCGTCCCGCCGGGGAGCTGGTTCGGCTACGTGCTGTCGCTGTCGGTGGTGCTGCAGGTGCTGGTGCTGCCGATCACCGGCGCGATCGCCGACCGCAGCGGGCACAAGCGCCAGCTGTTGGCCGGGTTCGCCACCGTCGGGTCGGTGGCCACGATGGCGATGTTCTTCGTCGCTGGTGAGCGCTACCTGCTGGGGGCGGCGCTGTTCGTCGTCGCCAACCTCTGCTTCGGGGCGGCGACCGTCGTCTACTACTCCTGGCTGCCCGACCTGGCCGGCCCCGACGAGCGGGACGCCGTCTCCAGCCGGGGCTGGGCCTTCGGCTACCTCGGCGGGGCGCTGCTGCTGGCGGCGAACCTGGCGCTGTTCACCCAGTACGAGTCCCTGGGGCTCACCGAGGGCGAGGCGGTGCGGATCTGCCTGGCCTCGGCCGGGATCTGGTGGGCCGGGTTCACCGTCGTCAGCGTCTCCTTGCTGCGGAACCGGCCACCGCGGGAGTCCGCCGTCGTCCCGGGCGGCGGGGCGCTGTCGGGGGGCTTCCGGCAGCTGGCCGCCACGCTGCGGGACATGCGCCGCTACCGGCTGACGCTGTGGTTCCTCGGCGCCTACCTGCTCTTCAACGACGGCGTGCAGACCATCATCGGCGTCTCGGCCCAGTACGGCGCGGAGGAGCTGGAGCTCTCCCAGACGACGCTGGTCTCCACCATCCTGCTGGTCCAGGTGGTCGCCTTCTTCGGGGCGATGGGGATGGGCCGCATCGCCGCGGTGATCGGCGCCAAGCGCACCGTGCTCGGCGGCCTGGTCGTCTGGACCGGGGTGCTGGTGGCCGCCTACTTCGTCCAGGCCGGCGCGGCCGTGCAGTTCTACCTGCTCGCCGTCGTCATCGGGTTCGTGCTCGGGGGCACCCAGGCGCTGTCCCGGTCGCTGTTCAGCCAGCTGATCCCGCCGGGCAAGGAGGCGGAGTACTTCGGCTTCTACGAGCTCAGCGACCGCGGTACGAGCTGGCTGGGTCCCTTCCTGTTCGCCCTGACCTACCAGCTGACCGACTCCTACCGGTACGCGATCTTCAGCCTCGTCCTCTTCTTCGTCCTCGGCGGGTTCCTGCTGGCCCGGCTGGACATGCGCCGCGCCATCGTCGAGGCCGGCAACACACCACCGGAGCGCCTGTGA
- a CDS encoding OAM dimerization domain-containing protein, producing the protein MPEGIVRPYGDTTGDGMVQTSFTLPVPPGPRADGAALQLAAKMGIEPAMVVHSTGIGGGGGAGGADAAFTFFVVYGSVRHLVDLDAVEVEERAYPLLSPSEVNAAVKTRLRRSLVVLGACIGTDAHTVGIDAILNLKGFAGEKGLEYYRELQVANLGAQVSVPELVRAARARKADAVLVSQVVTQKDAHLRNTRELAGAFREAMGESSPLLVVGGPRFDPAMAAELGVDKVFGRGTTPGEVASYLVHALVPPEETS; encoded by the coding sequence ATGCCTGAGGGCATCGTCCGGCCCTACGGGGACACCACCGGCGACGGGATGGTGCAGACGTCGTTCACCCTGCCCGTGCCGCCCGGGCCGCGGGCCGACGGGGCGGCGCTGCAGCTGGCGGCCAAGATGGGCATCGAGCCGGCCATGGTGGTGCACAGCACCGGGATCGGTGGCGGGGGCGGGGCGGGAGGTGCGGACGCCGCCTTCACCTTCTTCGTGGTCTACGGCAGCGTGCGTCACCTGGTCGACCTCGACGCCGTCGAGGTCGAGGAGCGGGCCTACCCGCTGCTGTCGCCCAGCGAGGTCAACGCGGCGGTGAAGACCCGGCTGCGGCGCAGCCTCGTCGTCCTGGGGGCGTGCATCGGCACCGACGCGCACACCGTCGGCATCGACGCGATCCTCAACCTCAAGGGCTTCGCGGGGGAGAAGGGGCTGGAGTACTACCGGGAGCTGCAGGTGGCCAACCTCGGCGCCCAGGTCAGCGTCCCGGAGCTGGTCCGCGCGGCCCGCGCCCGCAAGGCCGACGCCGTCCTGGTCTCCCAGGTGGTCACCCAGAAGGACGCCCACCTGCGCAACACCCGCGAGCTCGCCGGGGCGTTCCGGGAGGCGATGGGGGAGTCCAGTCCGCTGCTGGTGGTGGGCGGCCCGCGCTTCGACCCGGCGATGGCCGCCGAGCTGGGCGTGGACAAGGTCTTCGGCCGGGGGACGACGCCCGGCGAGGTCGCCAGCTACCTCGTGCACGCACTCGTACCCCCGGAGGAGACGTCGTGA
- a CDS encoding polyprenol monophosphomannose synthase, with protein sequence MTDGAGPEGSVLVVIPTYEEVGSLGAVLDRLHAAVPAAHVLVVDDASPDGTGELADARAAADHRVHVLHRAGKQGLGPAYVAGFRWAAEHGCAVVVEMDADGSHPPERLPALLAALADADLALGSRWVPGGQVRDWPRRRQAISRIGNVYTRWALRLPLADATGGFRAARADLLARLPFDQVASQGYCFQVDWAWRAVRSGARVVEVPITFTERTVGRSKMSGSIVGEALARVTWWGVLDRLADRLPGRVPRPVPARSRDGRTQALQ encoded by the coding sequence GTGACCGACGGAGCCGGGCCGGAGGGCTCCGTGCTGGTGGTCATCCCCACCTACGAGGAGGTGGGGAGCCTCGGCGCGGTGCTCGACCGGCTGCACGCCGCGGTGCCCGCGGCCCACGTGCTGGTCGTCGACGACGCCTCACCCGACGGCACCGGCGAGCTGGCCGACGCCCGGGCCGCCGCCGACCACCGGGTGCACGTGCTGCACCGGGCCGGCAAGCAGGGGCTGGGGCCGGCCTACGTCGCCGGATTCCGCTGGGCCGCCGAGCACGGCTGCGCCGTGGTGGTGGAGATGGACGCCGACGGGTCGCACCCACCCGAGCGGCTGCCCGCCCTGCTGGCCGCGCTGGCCGACGCCGACCTGGCGCTCGGGTCGCGGTGGGTGCCGGGCGGCCAGGTGCGCGACTGGCCCCGCCGGCGGCAGGCCATCTCCCGGATCGGCAACGTCTACACCCGCTGGGCCCTGCGGCTGCCGCTGGCCGATGCCACCGGCGGCTTCCGGGCCGCCCGCGCCGACCTGCTGGCCCGGCTGCCCTTCGACCAGGTCGCCAGCCAGGGCTACTGCTTCCAGGTCGACTGGGCCTGGCGGGCGGTACGGTCCGGCGCCCGGGTGGTGGAGGTGCCGATCACGTTCACCGAACGCACGGTCGGCCGGAGCAAGATGAGCGGTTCGATCGTTGGAGAGGCGTTGGCACGGGTCACCTGGTGGGGCGTGCTCGACCGGCTGGCCGACCGGCTGCCCGGGCGGGTGCCCCGTCCGGTGCCCGCGCGCAGCCGCGACGGGCGGACACAGGCGCTCCAGTAG
- the lnt gene encoding apolipoprotein N-acyltransferase: protein MSGTATADPARLPVGRPTPARQVRWPWRTALAALGGLAVYLAFPAHDLSALAVAGPAALALAVRGQRVRAGLWLGLVLGLVTMVPLLSWSGVYVGSFPWLALAVTEALYFALLGGATALTSRLPGWPVWAAALWVAQEALRGRWPLGGFPWGRLGFSQAEGPFTAFAAYGGVPLVGFAVALTGTLLAAAVVRARAVGEGRGARPVLRAAAVPLVAALAVPAVGGLAWLPLAGSSLTEGGPTRTVAVIQGNVPRAGLDFNAQRRAVLDNHAAETIRLADAVAAGDAAQPDLVIWPENSSDIDPYTNADAARVISRAAAAIDAPILVGAVVQGPGELISNTGIVWDPVTGPGETYVKRHPVPLAEYVPARPFFRFFSPLVDRVTDFAHGTEVGTLDIGGARVGDVICFEIAYDGLVSDVVDDGAGMIVVQTNNATFGYTDETEQQLAMSRLRAVEFGRTVVVAATSGVSAIVAPDGTLVHRSELFTADSFVEPIAQRDQRTVAERLGAAPEWLLTAIGVGAVLAALTTGRARRRAR from the coding sequence GTGAGCGGCACGGCAACGGCCGACCCGGCCCGGCTCCCGGTCGGACGCCCGACGCCCGCGCGGCAGGTCCGGTGGCCCTGGCGCACCGCGCTCGCCGCCCTCGGCGGACTGGCGGTCTACCTGGCGTTCCCGGCCCACGACCTGTCCGCCCTCGCGGTGGCCGGCCCGGCCGCCTTGGCGCTCGCCGTCCGCGGTCAGCGGGTGCGCGCCGGTCTGTGGCTGGGCCTGGTGCTCGGGCTGGTCACCATGGTGCCGCTGCTGTCGTGGAGCGGGGTGTACGTCGGGTCCTTCCCGTGGCTGGCGCTCGCGGTGACCGAGGCGCTCTACTTCGCCCTCCTCGGCGGCGCGACGGCGCTCACCTCCCGGCTGCCGGGGTGGCCGGTGTGGGCCGCCGCGCTGTGGGTGGCCCAGGAGGCGCTCCGCGGCCGCTGGCCCCTGGGCGGCTTCCCCTGGGGCCGGCTCGGCTTCAGCCAGGCCGAGGGGCCCTTCACCGCGTTCGCCGCCTACGGCGGCGTGCCGCTGGTCGGCTTCGCCGTGGCGCTGACCGGGACGCTGCTGGCCGCGGCCGTCGTCCGCGCCCGGGCAGTGGGGGAGGGGAGGGGCGCCCGGCCCGTGCTGCGCGCCGCCGCCGTACCGCTCGTCGCCGCCCTCGCCGTCCCGGCCGTCGGTGGGCTGGCCTGGCTGCCACTGGCCGGCTCCTCGCTCACCGAGGGCGGCCCGACCCGGACCGTCGCCGTCATCCAGGGCAACGTGCCGCGGGCCGGCCTGGACTTCAACGCCCAGCGCCGGGCGGTGCTGGACAACCACGCCGCGGAGACGATCCGGCTGGCCGACGCCGTCGCCGCCGGGGACGCCGCGCAGCCGGACCTGGTGATCTGGCCGGAGAACAGCTCCGACATCGACCCGTACACCAACGCCGACGCCGCCCGGGTGATCAGCCGCGCGGCCGCGGCCATCGACGCGCCGATCCTGGTCGGCGCCGTCGTCCAGGGGCCCGGCGAGCTCATCTCCAACACCGGCATCGTGTGGGACCCGGTCACCGGGCCGGGGGAGACCTACGTCAAGCGGCACCCGGTCCCGCTCGCCGAGTACGTGCCGGCGCGGCCGTTCTTCCGGTTCTTCAGCCCGCTGGTCGACCGGGTCACCGACTTCGCCCACGGCACCGAGGTCGGCACGCTGGACATCGGGGGAGCGCGGGTCGGCGACGTCATCTGCTTCGAGATCGCCTACGACGGACTGGTGTCCGACGTCGTCGACGACGGCGCGGGGATGATCGTCGTGCAGACCAACAACGCCACGTTCGGCTACACCGACGAGACCGAGCAGCAGCTGGCGATGAGCCGGCTGCGGGCGGTCGAGTTCGGCCGGACGGTCGTGGTCGCCGCGACCAGCGGGGTGAGCGCGATCGTCGCCCCCGACGGCACGCTGGTGCACCGCTCGGAGCTGTTCACCGCCGACTCCTTCGTGGAGCCGATCGCCCAGCGCGACCAGCGCACCGTGGCCGAGCGGCTCGGCGCCGCGCCCGAGTGGCTGCTGACCGCGATCGGCGTCGGTGCGGTGCTCGCCGCCCTGACGACGGGCCGGGCCCGCCGGAGGGCCCGGTGA
- a CDS encoding amidohydrolase, which produces MSLLVTGVTVGDRPGRAVHVVDGRIAWLGDAADAPRADLVVDGGGALLTPAFVDAHVHATATGLALTGLDLAGADSLRSALARVAGHATATPTGVLLGTGWDETAWPEGRGLTRHDLDAAVGDRPAYLARIDVHSATVSTALLDRLRDVTELPGFSADGRLRLDAHHAARVLAYGSVDPVQRRTAQRATLDAAAALGIGTVHEMAGPEVSGADDLAGLLELAAEQPGLRVLGYWGELFERGGLDVVTELGLAGAGGDLFCDGAFGSHTAALSSPYTDRPETTGALRFETGQLVEHLRACTLAGVQAGFHVIGDAAVAQVLTAVGAVVDELGRDAVRACRHRLEHVEMVDAEAIDQLRRWGMVASVQSAFDALWGGAEGMYAERLGVARAVATNPLADLVDADVPVALGSDAPVTPMDPWGGVYAAVDHTTPGSGMRPFDAFDAATHGGWVAARAEHPEGPLAVGAPADLALWATELTLSAVLAGRVRPACRQLVVAGHPIGAAP; this is translated from the coding sequence GTGAGCCTGCTGGTCACCGGCGTCACGGTGGGCGACCGCCCCGGCCGGGCGGTGCACGTCGTCGACGGCCGGATCGCCTGGCTGGGCGACGCCGCCGACGCACCGCGGGCCGACCTGGTCGTGGACGGTGGGGGAGCGCTGCTCACCCCGGCGTTCGTCGACGCCCACGTGCACGCCACGGCGACCGGGCTGGCGCTGACCGGGCTGGACCTGGCCGGTGCCGACAGCTTGCGCTCGGCGCTGGCCCGCGTCGCCGGGCACGCCACGGCGACGCCGACCGGCGTGCTGCTGGGCACCGGGTGGGACGAGACCGCCTGGCCGGAGGGGCGCGGGCTGACCCGGCACGACCTGGACGCCGCGGTGGGGGACCGGCCGGCGTACCTGGCCCGGATCGACGTGCACTCGGCCACCGTCTCCACCGCCCTGCTCGACCGCCTCCGCGACGTCACCGAGCTGCCCGGCTTCTCCGCCGACGGCCGGCTGCGTCTGGACGCCCACCACGCCGCCCGGGTGCTCGCCTACGGTTCGGTCGACCCGGTGCAGCGGCGCACCGCCCAGCGCGCCACCCTCGACGCCGCCGCGGCGCTCGGCATCGGCACGGTGCACGAGATGGCCGGCCCGGAGGTCTCCGGCGCCGACGACCTGGCCGGGCTGCTGGAGCTGGCGGCCGAGCAGCCCGGGCTGCGGGTGCTCGGGTACTGGGGCGAGCTGTTCGAGCGGGGCGGACTCGACGTCGTCACCGAGCTGGGCCTGGCCGGCGCCGGCGGCGACCTGTTCTGCGACGGCGCGTTCGGCTCGCACACCGCCGCGCTGAGCAGCCCGTACACCGACCGGCCGGAGACCACCGGCGCGCTGCGGTTCGAGACCGGTCAGCTCGTGGAACACCTGCGCGCCTGCACCCTCGCCGGCGTCCAGGCCGGTTTCCACGTCATCGGCGACGCCGCGGTGGCCCAGGTGCTCACCGCCGTGGGCGCCGTCGTCGACGAGCTCGGCCGCGACGCCGTCCGGGCCTGCCGGCACCGGCTGGAGCACGTGGAGATGGTCGACGCCGAGGCGATCGACCAGCTGCGCCGCTGGGGCATGGTCGCCAGCGTGCAGTCGGCGTTCGACGCGCTGTGGGGTGGCGCGGAGGGGATGTACGCCGAGCGGCTCGGGGTCGCCCGGGCGGTGGCCACCAACCCGCTGGCCGACCTCGTCGACGCCGACGTCCCGGTCGCGCTGGGCAGCGACGCCCCGGTGACCCCGATGGACCCGTGGGGTGGGGTGTACGCCGCGGTCGACCACACCACCCCGGGCTCGGGGATGCGCCCCTTCGACGCCTTCGACGCCGCCACCCACGGGGGCTGGGTGGCCGCGCGCGCCGAGCACCCGGAGGGCCCGCTGGCGGTGGGCGCGCCGGCGGACCTGGCGCTGTGGGCGACCGAGCTGACCCTGTCCGCGGTGCTCGCCGGCCGCGTCCGTCCCGCCTGCCGGCAGCTGGTCGTCGCCGGCCACCCGATCGGAGCTGCCCCGTGA
- a CDS encoding FxsA family protein, giving the protein MAMGSAIGGHTPRRRASSRWRTAVGLGALAEVVVFVLVASWIGVGWTLLLALATSALGGLLLARQGTRALTELRLRAEEHRAPGRALGDAGLVALGGLLMVLPGFIGDVLGLMCLLPGTRALPRALIARGIAHRLPARWLGPVRVQATRTVDGTVADAPSDVRGTDVYRAGPAHRVIEGRVVEGRVVEGEVEDGPSGR; this is encoded by the coding sequence ATGGCCATGGGCTCCGCGATCGGCGGGCACACCCCGCGGCGGCGGGCGTCCTCGCGCTGGCGGACGGCGGTGGGACTGGGCGCACTGGCCGAGGTCGTCGTCTTCGTGCTCGTCGCCAGCTGGATCGGCGTCGGCTGGACGCTGCTGCTGGCGCTGGCGACCAGCGCGCTGGGCGGGCTGCTGCTGGCCCGCCAGGGCACCCGGGCGCTCACCGAGCTGCGGCTGCGGGCCGAGGAGCACCGGGCGCCGGGCCGCGCCCTGGGGGACGCCGGACTGGTCGCCCTCGGCGGGCTGCTGATGGTGCTGCCCGGCTTCATCGGCGACGTCCTGGGCCTGATGTGCCTGCTGCCGGGCACCCGGGCGCTGCCGCGCGCGCTCATCGCCCGGGGGATCGCCCACCGGCTGCCCGCCCGCTGGCTCGGCCCGGTGCGCGTGCAGGCCACCCGCACCGTCGACGGCACCGTGGCCGACGCCCCGTCCGACGTGCGGGGGACCGACGTGTACCGCGCGGGCCCGGCGCACCGGGTGATCGAGGGGCGCGTGGTCGAAGGACGCGTGGTCGAGGGTGAGGTCGAGGACGGCCCGTCCGGGCGCTGA
- a CDS encoding lysine 5,6-aminomutase subunit alpha — translation MSGKLTLDPALVVRARELAARAAAPVVDLATAHTTVSVERAVLRLAGLTGTDPVTGGGTEQQDRVPWVNRVVDAVRDQVGLEHGVALPVWHALATGDGDLQALAEQVGAGTARFTVPEGAAAERAREAARAAVGAGIARIDANRARRDELVGTHGDPPRRPWIYLIVATGDIHEDIPQAQAAARAGADVIAVIRSTGQSLLDYVPEGATRTGYAGTYATQENFRLMRAALDDVSAELGRYVRLTNYASGLCMPEIAVLAGLERLDMMLNDAMYGILFRDINPRRTFVDQRFSRMVHARAGIVINTGEDNYLTTADAVDEAHTVTVSQLLNETLAKEAGLADWQLGLGHAFEIDPAVPESFRLELAHALLARELFPDAPLKWMPPTKHMTGDVFRGYLLDGFFNLAGALTGQGILLVGMMTEAVVTPWLSDRDLALRNVRYVLEAAGNLHEDFHPQPGGFIDRRAHTVLTEAVDLLERIADHPQGLIQAIADGTFGITRRSPDGGKGLDGVVVKAADHYDPATELLERVHA, via the coding sequence ATGAGCGGGAAGCTCACGCTGGACCCGGCGCTGGTCGTCCGGGCCCGGGAGCTGGCCGCGCGGGCCGCCGCCCCGGTGGTCGACCTGGCCACGGCGCACACCACGGTCTCGGTGGAGCGGGCGGTGCTGCGGCTTGCCGGGCTGACCGGGACCGACCCGGTGACCGGGGGTGGGACCGAGCAGCAGGACCGGGTGCCGTGGGTGAACCGCGTGGTGGACGCCGTCCGCGACCAGGTGGGCCTCGAGCACGGCGTCGCGCTGCCGGTCTGGCACGCGCTGGCCACCGGGGACGGCGACCTGCAGGCCCTCGCCGAGCAGGTGGGCGCCGGGACCGCCCGGTTCACCGTGCCCGAGGGGGCGGCCGCCGAGCGTGCCCGCGAGGCCGCCCGCGCGGCCGTCGGCGCCGGGATCGCCCGGATCGACGCCAACCGGGCCCGCCGCGACGAGCTGGTGGGCACCCACGGCGACCCGCCGCGCCGCCCGTGGATCTACCTGATCGTGGCCACCGGCGACATCCACGAGGACATCCCGCAGGCGCAGGCTGCCGCCCGGGCGGGCGCCGACGTCATCGCCGTCATCCGCTCCACCGGGCAGTCGCTGCTGGACTACGTGCCCGAGGGCGCCACCCGCACCGGCTACGCCGGCACGTACGCCACCCAGGAGAACTTCCGGCTGATGCGCGCCGCGCTGGACGACGTCAGCGCGGAGCTGGGTCGCTACGTCCGGCTGACCAACTACGCGTCCGGGCTGTGCATGCCGGAGATCGCCGTGCTGGCCGGGCTGGAGCGGCTGGACATGATGCTCAACGACGCGATGTACGGGATCCTCTTCCGCGACATCAACCCCCGCCGCACCTTCGTCGACCAGCGGTTCAGCCGGATGGTGCACGCCCGCGCCGGGATCGTCATCAACACCGGCGAGGACAACTACCTCACCACCGCCGACGCCGTCGACGAGGCGCACACCGTCACCGTCAGCCAGCTGCTCAACGAGACGCTGGCGAAGGAGGCCGGGCTCGCCGACTGGCAGCTGGGTCTCGGCCACGCGTTCGAGATCGACCCGGCGGTCCCGGAGTCCTTCCGGCTGGAGCTGGCGCACGCGCTGCTGGCCCGGGAGCTGTTCCCCGACGCGCCGCTGAAGTGGATGCCGCCGACGAAGCACATGACCGGCGACGTCTTCCGCGGCTACCTGCTCGACGGCTTCTTCAACCTGGCCGGGGCGCTCACCGGCCAGGGGATCCTGCTGGTCGGGATGATGACCGAGGCGGTGGTCACCCCCTGGTTGTCCGACCGCGACCTCGCGCTGCGCAACGTGCGCTACGTGCTCGAGGCCGCCGGCAACCTGCACGAGGACTTCCACCCCCAGCCCGGCGGGTTCATCGACCGCCGCGCGCACACGGTGCTCACCGAGGCCGTCGACCTGCTGGAGCGGATCGCCGACCACCCGCAGGGGCTGATCCAGGCGATCGCCGACGGCACGTTCGGGATCACCCGGCGGTCCCCGGACGGCGGCAAGGGCCTGGACGGCGTCGTCGTCAAGGCCGCCGACCACTACGACCCGGCCACCGAGCTGCTGGAGCGCGTCCATGCCTGA